A single window of Thalassoroseus pseudoceratinae DNA harbors:
- a CDS encoding glycogen/starch/alpha-glucan phosphorylase, which produces MNERSTKDSLRQYECGGFRFTDRMAREIYDRHLVFDHAVNVENATQRERFEAVACSLRDLLTQRWLLTQETYDKENPKRVYYLSMEFLIGRTLVNNIINLGVEELVQEELQSDPHQDWPEVIETEPDAGLGNGGLGRLAACFIESLATLQIPAVGYGLRYEYGIFRQSIENGYQVEHPDHWLARPDPWEVMRPNDVVTIPLGCTFELDHGQLRAVAGHSSHLLGVPYDRPVVGYGGRTINTLRLWGASSPDEFDFGEFSTGDFVGAVVERILAESVTRVLYPDDSTTAGQALRFVQEYFLVCCSLADIVACFQRTNKDLKNLPNKAAIQLNDTHPAMAVAELMRILIDNNGLGWDEAWEITTNTLAYTNHTLLPEALEKWPTRFFELACPRLLEIIYEINQRFLQTVKEQYPKDAARLKRMSLIEEGEHRLVRMANLAIVGSHSINGVAEIHSGLLRTRVVTDFADMFPERFNNKTNGVTPRRWLLRCNPDLARLITEKIGEGWVTELSQLSRLRPLADDAEFRSQFRKAKQAAKNRFAEWLKDRSGLVVDPTTIFDSQIKRIHEYKRQLLNALHIILLYNRLKENPNLSMPPRTFFFAGKAAPAYWLAKLIIKLINNVAAVIDADPQVREKIKVVFLPNYNVSLAEKLIPASDVSEQISTAGYEASGTGNMKFMMNGALTIGTRDGATIEMAEEAGEENFFLFGLTADQVAKNRGWYNPEWHYENEPEVRAVLDRISGNHFSPDEPDLFEPILQTLMNGDYFMHLADLTSYAEAQEQVGELYADQDAWSRKAIINIACSGKFSSDRTILDYADDIWDASPCPIP; this is translated from the coding sequence ATGAATGAACGCTCCACGAAGGATTCGCTGCGTCAGTATGAATGCGGAGGCTTCCGCTTCACCGATCGAATGGCCCGCGAGATTTACGACCGCCACCTGGTTTTCGATCACGCCGTGAATGTCGAGAACGCTACCCAACGTGAACGATTCGAAGCCGTCGCGTGTTCACTACGAGATTTGTTGACCCAACGATGGCTATTGACCCAGGAAACGTACGACAAAGAGAACCCCAAGCGGGTGTATTATCTGTCGATGGAGTTCCTGATCGGCCGCACATTGGTCAACAACATCATCAACTTGGGGGTGGAAGAGCTCGTTCAAGAGGAATTGCAGTCCGACCCGCACCAGGATTGGCCGGAAGTCATCGAAACCGAACCCGACGCGGGACTCGGCAACGGTGGTTTGGGCCGTCTGGCCGCTTGTTTCATCGAATCGCTGGCAACCTTGCAGATACCCGCGGTCGGTTATGGACTGCGTTACGAGTACGGTATTTTCCGTCAGTCGATCGAGAACGGCTATCAGGTCGAACACCCCGATCATTGGTTGGCCCGACCCGACCCATGGGAAGTCATGCGTCCGAATGATGTCGTGACCATTCCACTCGGTTGCACGTTTGAACTGGATCACGGACAGTTGCGAGCGGTCGCAGGCCATTCATCGCATTTGCTCGGAGTTCCGTACGACCGGCCGGTGGTTGGCTATGGTGGTCGCACGATCAACACCCTGAGACTCTGGGGAGCTTCCTCGCCCGATGAGTTCGACTTCGGTGAGTTCAGCACGGGGGATTTTGTCGGGGCGGTAGTGGAACGGATTCTGGCGGAATCGGTGACACGCGTCTTGTACCCAGACGATTCGACAACAGCTGGTCAGGCTCTTCGTTTCGTGCAAGAGTACTTCTTGGTGTGTTGTTCACTCGCCGACATCGTCGCCTGTTTCCAGCGGACGAACAAAGACCTTAAGAATCTTCCAAACAAAGCCGCGATCCAACTCAACGACACACACCCTGCCATGGCAGTCGCTGAGCTAATGCGGATTTTGATTGATAACAATGGACTCGGTTGGGACGAGGCTTGGGAAATCACGACGAACACGTTGGCTTACACCAATCACACGTTGCTGCCGGAAGCACTGGAAAAGTGGCCGACCAGATTCTTTGAATTGGCCTGCCCGCGGCTATTGGAAATCATCTACGAGATTAATCAGCGATTTCTCCAAACGGTCAAAGAACAATATCCCAAGGATGCCGCTCGTCTCAAACGTATGAGTCTGATTGAAGAGGGAGAACATCGACTCGTGCGGATGGCGAATCTGGCAATCGTCGGGAGTCATAGTATTAATGGTGTGGCGGAGATCCACTCGGGTTTGCTCCGCACACGCGTGGTCACCGACTTTGCAGATATGTTTCCCGAACGCTTCAACAACAAGACCAACGGTGTCACCCCGCGACGTTGGCTATTGCGTTGCAATCCGGATTTAGCACGACTCATCACCGAAAAGATTGGCGAGGGTTGGGTCACTGAACTTTCGCAATTGAGCCGTCTGCGGCCACTAGCCGATGATGCCGAGTTTCGCAGCCAGTTCCGCAAGGCCAAGCAGGCTGCCAAGAACCGATTCGCTGAATGGCTCAAGGATCGGTCTGGTCTCGTCGTCGATCCAACGACCATTTTCGATAGCCAAATCAAGAGGATTCACGAATACAAACGGCAGTTGCTCAATGCACTGCATATCATCCTGTTGTACAACCGGTTGAAAGAGAACCCAAATCTGAGCATGCCGCCTCGGACGTTCTTCTTCGCTGGCAAAGCAGCACCGGCCTACTGGCTTGCCAAATTGATCATCAAGCTGATCAATAATGTGGCTGCGGTCATCGATGCCGATCCGCAAGTGCGAGAGAAAATCAAAGTCGTCTTCCTGCCGAACTATAATGTTTCGCTGGCCGAAAAACTCATCCCTGCGAGTGATGTCTCCGAGCAGATTTCGACGGCCGGCTACGAAGCTAGCGGCACGGGCAACATGAAGTTCATGATGAACGGTGCACTCACGATCGGGACACGCGACGGGGCCACCATTGAAATGGCGGAAGAGGCCGGTGAGGAAAACTTCTTCCTCTTCGGGCTCACCGCCGACCAAGTTGCCAAGAATCGGGGGTGGTACAATCCCGAGTGGCACTACGAAAATGAGCCGGAAGTCCGAGCCGTCTTGGATCGAATTTCTGGCAATCACTTCAGTCCTGACGAGCCCGATTTGTTTGAGCCGATTCTTCAGACATTGATGAACGGCGATTACTTTATGCATCTTGCCGATCTCACATCCTACGCAGAAGCGCAAGAACAGGTCGGAGAACTATACGCCGATCAAGATGCTTGGAGTCGAAAAGCAATTATCAATATCGCCTGCTCCGGAAAGTTCTCGAGCGACAGAACAATTCTGGATTACGCCGACGACATCTGGGATGCATCACCCTGTCCGATTCCGTAG